The segment CAAGTGTTATCCGTATTGAAGGTGTAGAAGAGCTACATGGTACAGCACATACAATTATTCCAGATCGCATTGAAGCAGCAACATTTTTAATTATGGCTGCAGCAGTCGGTGATGGGATTACCATCGATAATGTCATTCCACTGCATTTAGAAGCGATTATTGCCAAGCTTCGCGAAATGGGTGTAAAAATTGAGATTGGTGAAGAAAGTATTTATGTGCCAAAAACCGATCTCGCAACATTGCAGGCAGTGGATGTCAAAACATTGGTCTATCCAGGGTTTCCAACGGATATTCAGCAACCGCTTGCTGTGTTAATGTCACAGGCATTTGGTTCCTCAAAAGTAACGGATACAATTTATACAGCTCGATTTAAACATATTGACGAGCTTCGTCGTATGAATGCTAATGCTCGTGTAGAAGGCAATACAGCAATTATTAAAGGCCCAAGTAAATTGCATGGCTCTACAGTCACTGCTACAGACCTTCGTGCTGGAGCTGCTTTAGTTTTAGCAGGGTTACTAGCAGAAGGCGAAACAGAAATCCATGATATTTACCATATTGAACGCGGTTATAGCTCACTTATTGAAAAATTACGTGATTTGGGCGCTGATATTCGACGTGAAACAATCATGGCACGCGTAGCAGAAGCAAAAGAATAATGAGAGCTAAAAGTTTTCATCTAACTATGTTACAATAGAGGTAATTTGAATGTTTCGGCGCAAAAAGCTGCCGATAGCGGGAGGCAAAGCAACAATGGAACGTAGTTTATCGATGGAAGTAGTACGAGTAACAGAAGCAGCAGCAATCGCATCCGGGAAATGGATGGGACGTGGCTTGAAAATTGAAGCAGATGATGCAGCAACAACAGCGATGCGCAAAATGTTCGATACAATTCCAATGCATGCTACAGTAGTAATTGGTGAAGGTGAAATGGATGAGGCACCAATGCTTTATATTGGTGAAGAACTTGGCTTACGCAATGGTGGTCCGCAAGTAGATATTGCCGTGGACCCGTTAGAAGGTACAAATATTGTCGCAAAAGGTACAAATGGTGCAATGACAGTTCTTGCAATTGCAGATAAAGGAAACTTACTGAATGCACCAGATATGTATATGGAGAAAATTGCTGTAGGACCAGAAGCGGCGGGCAAAGTAGATATCAATGCTTCTGTCACTTATAACTTATTACAAGTAGCAAAAGCTAAAAATAAAGATATTTCTGATGTTGTAGCTACGCTATTAGATCGACCACGTCACCAAGCGATTGTGGATGAAATTCGTGAGGCTGGTGCACGTATTAAATTTATTCAAGATGGCGATGTTGGCGCAGCGATTAATACCGCTTTTGATGAAACAGGCATTGATATTATGTTTGGAACAGGTGGAGCACCAGAGGGCGTTATTGCAGCAGTAGCCTTAAAATGCTTAGGTGGAGATTTCCAAGCAAAACTAGTACCAGAAGATGAGGAACAATTAGCACGCTGCACAAAGATGGGTGTAGATGTTGAGAAAGTTCTTTATTTAGATGATTTAGTAAAAGGTGACGATGCTATTTTTGCAGCAACGGCTGTAACAGATTGTGAGCTATTAAAGGGTGTTCAATATAAAGGTGCATATGCATTAACACATTCAGTTGTTATGCGTGCAAAATCTGGCACAGTACGTTTTGTTGAAGGCCGTCATGCTCTTGAGAAAAAACCTAGCTATTAATGATATTTTCTTCTAAAATATACCTAGTGCATCTACTTGCGCTAGGTACCTTCTTTCTTACAATCAATTATGTCTTGGCGTAATTGTACCTGTCGCGAATGCTTTCAGCACATAAAGCATCTGCTGCTGGCGCTTCGCTTTCACGCAGATAAACAATGTGTCCAGATTTTTTCGAATTCACTCGAAAAGCTCCTCTTCAAAATCTGTGACATGATCTTGATTCAACGGGCGTTTCTATACCCACCGAACTAAGATAAACCATCCCATAGTTTTGTAGGGCTTTGTTTCAATGGTTTATGGTTGTGAAGAGTGCCTATAGTTTGAAACAACCAGACAAGCATTAACAGAGTCATTGTAAAAAACTTCAATGATAACCCCAAAAACGGCATTATATTTTGAAAAAGACTGGAGTTGTGCATATGTCTGCATTGACAATCGCTCAATTAGAAAACATGACGTTAAAAGAGCTTTACGCCCTTGCACGCCAATACAAAATTTCATATTATAGCAAGCTAACGAAAAAAGAATTAATATTTGCTATTTTGAAAACGCGTTCAGAGCAAGAGGGCTACTTCTTTATGGAAGGTGTATTAGAAATTGTTTCGCAAGAGGGCTTTGGCTTCCTTCGACCAATTAACTATTCTCCAAGTAAAGAGGATATTTATATTTCTGCATCTCAAATTCGCCGCTTTGACCTGCGTAATGGGGACAAGGTATCAGGAAAGGTGCGACCACCAAAAGAAAATGAGCGCTATTATGGCTTATTACAGGTGGATGCTGTCAATGGCGAAGACCCTGAAGTAGCAAAGGAGCGTGTCCATTTTCCTGCGTTAACGCCTCTATATCCAAATCGTCAAATTAAGCTTGAAACAACACAGCGTAATGTATCGACACGTATTATGGATTTAGTTGCGCCTGTAGGCTTTGGTCAACGTGGCTTAATCGTTGCTCCGCCAAAGGCAGGGAAAACATCTTTGCTAAAAGAAATTGCAAATGCTATTACAACAAATCATCCAGAGGCAGAGTTAATTGTCTTACTGATCGATGAGCGTCCTGAGGAAGTAACAGATATTGAACGTTCTGTGAATGCAGATGTCGTTAGCTCAACATTCGATGAAGTGCCAGAAAACCATGTGAAAGTGGCTGAAATTGTTTTAGAGCGCGCACGTCGATTAGTAGAGCATAAACGTGATGTTATTATTTTAATGGACTCTATTACACGTTTAGCACGTGCCTATAACCTAGTAATTCCTCCAAGTGGACGTACATTATCAGGTGGTATTGACCCTGCTGCTTTCCATAGACCTAAACGTTTCTTCGGTTCTGCGCGTAATATCGAAGAGGGCGGTAGTTTAACAATTTTAGCAACAGCTTTAGTAGATACAGGTTCTCGTATGGATGAAGTAATCTATGAGGAATTTAAAGGGACAGGCAATTTAGAATTACATTTAGATCGTCACTTAGCGGAGCGCCGTATTTTCCCTGCGCTTGATATTCGTCGTTCAGGTACACGTAAGGAAGAGCTTCTTCTTGCACCAGAGCAACTTGAAAAGCTATGGGCGATTCGCAAAACCTTTTCAGATGCACCAGATTTTGCAGAGCGTTTCCTGAAAAAGTTACGCACTACAAAATCGAATGATGAATTCTTCGAAAAGCTAAATGAAGATATGAAAAAGGCAACAAAAGGTAAAGGACTTTTATAGCATAAAGATCACCATTGATAAGAAATTATCGATGGTGATTTTTTTATCGCTTATTGAAATTGATAATCATTATCACTATAATAATGCTATATACAGCTATTTTTAAAGGAGATAAAGATGAAATATGATGCCTATATGCTTCTCTGGCAAAATGCATTTGTGCAGGTAAAGCATATTGATTACATAAATAAGTCAGATGTTCAAGTGTCAAAGCTATTGACATATAGCACCTTGCTAATTATTACTACAGGAGAAGTACAAATTGTAATTGATAAGCAGCCTTACTATGTACAACGCTTTACAATTTTTCATATCGGCAAATCATAGTATCTTCAAATAACAGCACAGCAGCATGTTAGATACTTTCTTATTAGCTATAAGGGTGATGTGATGTATCAGAATGCCCTTATATAGCATTTGCAAATGTAATACCAGCCATTCCAAACAACGTTCTCCTGTGCTCCAGCAAGTTCTATAGCTATTCAGACAATTCTGCGAGATATGTATAGCAAATGGCAGTCAGGCTCTATTCAAGAGCATTTATCTGTGAAGGCCTTTTTATATGAGTTAATTTATCGGCTATTTCAAGAGCTAGCCGAAGGGCAAGGAAAACCTCATGCAATAGATAAGGCAGAGGCAGCGCGCTTATATATTGAGCAACATCTTCATCAACCATTATCTATACAAGCACTTGCAGATATGCTTCATATAAGTACACGTCATTTATAGCGTACTTTTAAAGCCAGACCACAAGTTTAGTTGCAGCAATTAAGGATAGAAAAAGCAAACCATTATTTACTGGGATTATGAATAGGAGGCTACATTATGCTATTACAGCGTTTTTTTTCATACTACAAGCCATATAAAGGCTTATTTATTTTAGATTTTAGCTGTGCCATATTAGTGGCATTAATTGAGCTAGCATTCCCGATTGTTTTAAATAAAGTGATTGATGATATTTTACCAGATGGTGAATTAAAGTGGATTATTATGGCGAGCTTATTGCTATTTGCCTTATATATTGTTAATTCTATTTTCCATTTTATCGTTTCCTATTGGGGGCATATGCTAGGAATTAATATTGAAACAGATATGAGAAAAGAAGCCTTTAGTCATGTACAGAAGCTATCATTTCGCTACTTTGACAACAATAAAACAGGGCATCTTGTTTCTCGTTTAACTAATGACTTAATGGATATCGGTGAACTAGCTCACCATGGTCCAGAGGATATTTTTATTGCTGCCATGACGATTATCGGTACATTTGGAGTTATGTTCTATATTGATCCAACCTTTACACTTCTTATTTTCCTCCTTGTACCAATTATTTTAGTGCTAACAATTATTTTTGGAAAATTAATGTCTAAGGCTTTTCGCCAAATGTTTGGAGATATTGCCGATTTTAATGCGCGTGTTGAAAATAATGTCAGTGGTATTCGTGTTGTCCAAGCCTTTACAAATGAAGAACATGAGATTAAACGCTTTAAAGTTAACAACGAACGATTTCGAATGACAAAGCTTTTTTCTTATAAGGTGATGGCATGGAATGAAGCCGTTTCAGGTATTCTGACAAAGGTTTTATCATTATTTACACTTTTTGTTGGAGCTTATTTTGTATTAAATGGGCATTTAACAAATGGTGATTTTATTGCCTTTATTTTGCTAGCGGGTATTCTCTTAGGCCCTATTAATAAAATTAATATGTTTATTGAAAGTTATCCAAAAGGTATGGCAGGGTTTAGACGCTATATTGAATTTTTAGAAACGGAGCCCGAAATTGCCGACCGTCCTAATGCAAAAGCTATTGATGAAATCGATGGGGCCATTACATTTACAAATGTTTCATTTGGCTATACAGACAATCAACGTGCCCTTCATCAAATACATTTAAAGGTGCAGCCAGGTGAAACAGTTGCGCTAGTAGGACCGTCTGGAGCAGGGAAATCGACTATTTGCAGTTTATTGCCACGCTTTTATGAAGTAAATGAAGGCTCGATTAAAATTGACGGTATCGATATACGCGATTTTAAGCTACAATCTTTACGTTCACATATTGGTATTGTTCAGCAAGATGTCTTTTTATTTGACGGAACAATTCGTGAAAATATTGCCTATGGTAATTTAAACGCTAGTGAAGAGGAAATTTGGTATGCTGCACAGCGTGCACAACTAACGGATGTGATTCATGCACTTCCAGAAGGAATGGATACATTGATTGGTGAGCGCGGAGTGAAGTTATCAGGTGGGCAGAAGCAAAGATTATCCATAGCGCGTATTTTCTTAAAAAACCCGAAAATTTTAATTTTAGATGAGGCAACATCTGCACTTGATACAGAAACAGAGCAGGCCATTCAACAAGCGTTAAATGAGCTTTCGATTGGTCGGACAACACTAGTGATTGCCCATCGTTTAGCAACAATTAAGGATGCCGATCGAATTGTCGTTGTATCGAAAAAAGGCATTATCGAGGAAGGTACACATACACAGCTAATGGAAAGACAAAATGCTTACTATGGTTTATATACAGCTCAATTTGGCTTACAAATATAAAAAATGAAAGGAAGTTAAAAATGTCGGTACTTGAAATAGAGCACGTTGCAATTGGTTATTCCTCAACGCTAATTGTGAATGATTTAAGCGTAGAGATTCCTGAAGGGCAAATTTCTACGATTATTGGTCCAAATGGTTGTGGTAAATAGACGTTATTAAAAGCGGTTGACAGATACAATTACGTTGGGGCGTAATTGATATGCTAGCTATTTAATATTTTTTACTTGAAAAGATCAAAATACTTATGCTATACTTCATAGGTATGCAACGTGTACATATATAGCTGACATTCCACTTTCAATATAAATTATTGATCGACATATTCGGGCTATGTAAGGTACAGTTCGAGAATACTCTGTTCCAGATGGTTCAGGGCGAGAGGAGAAAACGAATATGAAACAAGGAATTCATCCAGACTACAAAGTAGCAACAGTAACTTGCTCTTGTGGTAACACTTTCCAAACTGGTTCAGTAAAAGAAAACATCGTTGTTGAGTTCTGCAACGAATGTCACCCATTCTATACTGGCCGTCAAAAATTCGCGTCTGCTGATGGTCGCGTGGATCGTTTCAACAAAAAATACGGTCTTAAAAACTAATGTTAGTTTAATACCTGCCAAGCATGTGCTTGGCAGGTATTTTTTTCAGTATATAGAAAATAGTCTTTTCAAAATCTAATGTGATAATAAGAAAGGGAGAAGACATAGATGGCACAGCTTTATTTTAAACATGGTGCAATGAATAGTGGTAAATCAATAGAAATCTTAAAAGTTGCTCATAATTATGAAGAGCAAAAAAAGCCTGTAATGATGTTTACTTCAGGTTTAGATACTCGTGATGAGGTTGGCTTTGTTTCTAGTCGAGTAGGCTTACGACAGCAAGCGATTCCTGTTTATGAAGATACAAATATTTTTGAGCTAGTAAAGAGCAATGCTGTAAAGCCATACTGTGTGCTTGTGGATGAAGTTCAATTTTTAAAAAAGGCACATGTTTTACAGCTTGCAAATATTGTGGATCAATTAGATATTCCGGTGATGGGCTTTGGTTTAAAAAATGATTTTCAAAATGAGCTGTTTGAAGGCAGTCAGTATATGCTTACATATGCGGATAAAATTGAAGAAATGAAAACCATTTGCTGGTTTTGCCATAAAAAAGCAACAATGAATTTACGAGTAGATGAAAGCGGTAAGCCTGTTTATACAGGAGATCAAATTCAAATCGGTGGCAATGATGCTTATTATCCAGTTTGTCGTAAATGTCACGCAAATCCGCCGCTCTAATGCATTGCTAAAGATAGCAAGAAAAAGTAGCATCCATGCAAAATTTTTCTTATACTAAGTAGTGGAAATAGCAATGTTCGTTAATTGTGAAAAAGAAGAAATGCTTAAAAAACTAAATAGAGGTGAAATCCATGTTTGATCGATTACAAGCAGTGGAAGATCGTTATGAAAGGCTAACAGAGCTTTTAAGTGATCCAGATATTGTGAACGATAGTAAGAAATTACGTGAGTATTCAAAAGAACAATCAGATATCCAAGAAACAGTGGATACTTATCGTGAATATAAAAGTGTCAAAGAGCAATTAGCAGATGCACGTGAAATGTTAGATAGCGAAAAAGACCCTGATATGCACGAAATGGTGAAAGAAGAATTTAACCTATTAAAAGCACAGCAGGAAGAATTAGAAGAACGTTTACGTATTTTGTTAATTCCAAAAGACCCGAACGATAATAAAAACGTTATTATGGAAATCCGTGGGGCAGCAGGTGGCGACGAGGCTAATATTTTTGCAGGTGACTTGTTCCGTATGTATTCTCGCTATGCAGAGGCACAGGGCTGGAAAATTGATATTATGGAAGCAACGCCAAACCCAATGGGCGGCTATAAAGAAATTATTTTTATGATTAATGGACAGGGAGCCTATTCAAAATTCAAATTTGAAAATGGCGCGCATCGTGTACAACGTGTGCCTGCCACAGAATCGCAAGGTCGTATCCATACGTCCACAGCGACTGTTGCATGTTTACCAGAGGTAGAGGAAGTGGATGTTGAAATCCATGAAAAGGATATTCGTGTGGATACATTTGCATCTTCTGGTGCAGGTGGGCAATCAGTAAATACAACGATGTCAGCCGTTCGTATGACCCACTTACCAACAGGTGTTGTGGTATCGATGCAGGATGAACGTTCACAAATTAAAAACCGTGAAAAGGCGATGAAAATTTTACGTGCCCGTGTTGCAGATATGTATATGCAGGAAGCACAAAAAGAAATTGATGCTACACGTAAGTCTGCTGTTGGTTCTGGAGATCGCTCTGAACGTATTCGCACATACAATTATCCACAAAACCGTGTAACGGATCATCGTATTGGTTTAACAATTCAAAAGTTAGATCAAATCGTTGAAGGTAGATTAGATGAAATTATTGATGCACTTATTTTAGAAGAACAGGCATCAAAGTTAGAGCGTTTAAATGATGACCTATAAAAATGTGATGGAGGCCCTTGACTGGGCTTCTTCTTTTTTAGTGGATAATGGTCGTGAAGAAACAGCAGCACGTATCGTGATGCAACATGTACTTGGTACTAGCTATGCAGAGGTAATGTTGCATGTACAAGATGAATTAACAGCAGAGCAGCAAACGAAATTTACAGCAATCATAAAGGAGCATGCAGATGGTCGCCCTGTACAATATTGTGTAGGGATGGAGGAGTTTTATGGTCGTTCTTTTGTCGTAGATGAATCGGTTTTAATTCCTCGCCCGGAAACAGAGGAATTGGTATTTGGCACGATTACTCGTATGAATAAGTTATTTCAGCAGCAAGCGTTGAAGCTAGCGGATATTGGTACAGGTAGTGGCGCGATCGCGATTTCAATGAAGTTGGAATGCCCAGCTCTTACAGTTGTTGCTACTGATTTATCAGAGGCTGCATTAGTAACAGCACAAAACAATGCACAAAGATTACAGGCAAATATTGATTTTCGATTAGGCGATTTAACAACACCGCTTGCTGGGGAGAAATTTGATATTGTGTTATCAAATCCTCCATATATCGCCTTTGATGAGGCACAGGAAATGTCCAGTGTTGTTTTAGAGCATGAGCCACATAGTGCGCTGTTTGCTGAAGAGGATGGTCTTCTATTATATCGGAAATTAGCCGAGCAATTACCTGCGCATATGAATAGACCTGCACTTATTGGGCTAGAAATCGGTTATACACAAGGGGACAAAGTAGCCAAACTCTTTCAAGATAGTTTTCCACAAGCTACAATTTCCATAGAAAAAGATATTAATGGTAAACCTCGTATGATTTTTTGTGAGATTCATGTATAAAGAATCCTAAACTTGCCAACAATGTTGAGCAAGGAGGGATTTTTATGTTAAACGAATATAAGATTACAAGATTACCAAAACAGCATATCTTTTTAGCCTTTGCTAGACTTGTAGTGATTGCCATTACATTACAATTATGTATTTTATATATTCCAACAATTATCGGCTATGCAAAGGAAGCTACAC is part of the Lysinibacillus sp. FSL K6-0232 genome and harbors:
- a CDS encoding UDP-N-acetylglucosamine 1-carboxyvinyltransferase; protein product: MDVYKITGENRLQGTIKVSGAKNSAVALIPASILANSPVTIGGIPEISDAWTLKALLEEIGGEVTFEDGKMTIDPTEMIALPLPNGNVKKLRASYYLMGAMLGRFKKAVIGLPGGCFLGPRPIDQHIKGFEALGAKITNEHGAIYLRADELIGAKIYLDVASVGATINIMLAAVLAKGRTVIENAAKEPEIIDVATLLTNMGANIKGAGTSVIRIEGVEELHGTAHTIIPDRIEAATFLIMAAAVGDGITIDNVIPLHLEAIIAKLREMGVKIEIGEESIYVPKTDLATLQAVDVKTLVYPGFPTDIQQPLAVLMSQAFGSSKVTDTIYTARFKHIDELRRMNANARVEGNTAIIKGPSKLHGSTVTATDLRAGAALVLAGLLAEGETEIHDIYHIERGYSSLIEKLRDLGADIRRETIMARVAEAKE
- a CDS encoding thymidine kinase, yielding MAQLYFKHGAMNSGKSIEILKVAHNYEEQKKPVMMFTSGLDTRDEVGFVSSRVGLRQQAIPVYEDTNIFELVKSNAVKPYCVLVDEVQFLKKAHVLQLANIVDQLDIPVMGFGLKNDFQNELFEGSQYMLTYADKIEEMKTICWFCHKKATMNLRVDESGKPVYTGDQIQIGGNDAYYPVCRKCHANPPL
- the prfA gene encoding peptide chain release factor 1; its protein translation is MFDRLQAVEDRYERLTELLSDPDIVNDSKKLREYSKEQSDIQETVDTYREYKSVKEQLADAREMLDSEKDPDMHEMVKEEFNLLKAQQEELEERLRILLIPKDPNDNKNVIMEIRGAAGGDEANIFAGDLFRMYSRYAEAQGWKIDIMEATPNPMGGYKEIIFMINGQGAYSKFKFENGAHRVQRVPATESQGRIHTSTATVACLPEVEEVDVEIHEKDIRVDTFASSGAGGQSVNTTMSAVRMTHLPTGVVVSMQDERSQIKNREKAMKILRARVADMYMQEAQKEIDATRKSAVGSGDRSERIRTYNYPQNRVTDHRIGLTIQKLDQIVEGRLDEIIDALILEEQASKLERLNDDL
- the glpX gene encoding class II fructose-bisphosphatase gives rise to the protein MERSLSMEVVRVTEAAAIASGKWMGRGLKIEADDAATTAMRKMFDTIPMHATVVIGEGEMDEAPMLYIGEELGLRNGGPQVDIAVDPLEGTNIVAKGTNGAMTVLAIADKGNLLNAPDMYMEKIAVGPEAAGKVDINASVTYNLLQVAKAKNKDISDVVATLLDRPRHQAIVDEIREAGARIKFIQDGDVGAAINTAFDETGIDIMFGTGGAPEGVIAAVALKCLGGDFQAKLVPEDEEQLARCTKMGVDVEKVLYLDDLVKGDDAIFAATAVTDCELLKGVQYKGAYALTHSVVMRAKSGTVRFVEGRHALEKKPSY
- a CDS encoding ABC transporter ATP-binding protein, with product MLLQRFFSYYKPYKGLFILDFSCAILVALIELAFPIVLNKVIDDILPDGELKWIIMASLLLFALYIVNSIFHFIVSYWGHMLGINIETDMRKEAFSHVQKLSFRYFDNNKTGHLVSRLTNDLMDIGELAHHGPEDIFIAAMTIIGTFGVMFYIDPTFTLLIFLLVPIILVLTIIFGKLMSKAFRQMFGDIADFNARVENNVSGIRVVQAFTNEEHEIKRFKVNNERFRMTKLFSYKVMAWNEAVSGILTKVLSLFTLFVGAYFVLNGHLTNGDFIAFILLAGILLGPINKINMFIESYPKGMAGFRRYIEFLETEPEIADRPNAKAIDEIDGAITFTNVSFGYTDNQRALHQIHLKVQPGETVALVGPSGAGKSTICSLLPRFYEVNEGSIKIDGIDIRDFKLQSLRSHIGIVQQDVFLFDGTIRENIAYGNLNASEEEIWYAAQRAQLTDVIHALPEGMDTLIGERGVKLSGGQKQRLSIARIFLKNPKILILDEATSALDTETEQAIQQALNELSIGRTTLVIAHRLATIKDADRIVVVSKKGIIEEGTHTQLMERQNAYYGLYTAQFGLQI
- the rho gene encoding transcription termination factor Rho, with protein sequence MSALTIAQLENMTLKELYALARQYKISYYSKLTKKELIFAILKTRSEQEGYFFMEGVLEIVSQEGFGFLRPINYSPSKEDIYISASQIRRFDLRNGDKVSGKVRPPKENERYYGLLQVDAVNGEDPEVAKERVHFPALTPLYPNRQIKLETTQRNVSTRIMDLVAPVGFGQRGLIVAPPKAGKTSLLKEIANAITTNHPEAELIVLLIDERPEEVTDIERSVNADVVSSTFDEVPENHVKVAEIVLERARRLVEHKRDVIILMDSITRLARAYNLVIPPSGRTLSGGIDPAAFHRPKRFFGSARNIEEGGSLTILATALVDTGSRMDEVIYEEFKGTGNLELHLDRHLAERRIFPALDIRRSGTRKEELLLAPEQLEKLWAIRKTFSDAPDFAERFLKKLRTTKSNDEFFEKLNEDMKKATKGKGLL
- the rpmE gene encoding 50S ribosomal protein L31, which gives rise to MKQGIHPDYKVATVTCSCGNTFQTGSVKENIVVEFCNECHPFYTGRQKFASADGRVDRFNKKYGLKN
- the prmC gene encoding peptide chain release factor N(5)-glutamine methyltransferase; translation: MMTYKNVMEALDWASSFLVDNGREETAARIVMQHVLGTSYAEVMLHVQDELTAEQQTKFTAIIKEHADGRPVQYCVGMEEFYGRSFVVDESVLIPRPETEELVFGTITRMNKLFQQQALKLADIGTGSGAIAISMKLECPALTVVATDLSEAALVTAQNNAQRLQANIDFRLGDLTTPLAGEKFDIVLSNPPYIAFDEAQEMSSVVLEHEPHSALFAEEDGLLLYRKLAEQLPAHMNRPALIGLEIGYTQGDKVAKLFQDSFPQATISIEKDINGKPRMIFCEIHV